Proteins from one Candidatus Polarisedimenticolaceae bacterium genomic window:
- the glsA gene encoding glutaminase A, with amino-acid sequence MFRRTMVALAAFALVLAPAAWAQTPAEIDAALKAAYEKYKNLKEGANADYIPALAKVDSNIYGIALVTVDGKVYSIGDIKSEVSIQSISKVFTMALVMEEQGVDAIRDNMGVDATGQVFNSINAVEQYKGAEMNAMVNPGAITATSMVSGKDRAEIWKKILDWHGAFAGRTLAVNQEVFKSEADTNQRNQAISMLMYAYGHIKAEPLRATDIYTEQCAISVNAKDLAVMAATLANGGKNPVTGKQVMKADNVPEVLAVMATAGLYDDTGKWLYATGLPAKSGVGGGILAVSPGKFGIAVISPPLDKAGNSVKAQKAIADVSNALGGNPLAPKPR; translated from the coding sequence ATGTTCCGTCGCACGATGGTTGCCCTCGCCGCGTTCGCGCTCGTGCTCGCGCCCGCGGCTTGGGCCCAGACCCCCGCGGAGATCGACGCGGCGCTCAAGGCCGCCTACGAGAAGTACAAGAACCTGAAGGAGGGGGCGAACGCCGACTACATCCCCGCCCTCGCCAAGGTCGACTCCAACATCTACGGCATCGCGCTCGTAACCGTCGACGGCAAGGTCTACTCGATCGGCGACATCAAGTCCGAGGTGTCGATCCAGTCGATCTCGAAGGTCTTCACCATGGCCCTCGTCATGGAGGAACAGGGCGTCGACGCGATCCGCGACAACATGGGCGTCGATGCCACCGGGCAGGTGTTCAACTCGATCAACGCCGTCGAGCAGTACAAGGGCGCCGAGATGAACGCCATGGTGAACCCCGGCGCCATCACCGCGACGAGCATGGTCTCCGGGAAGGACCGCGCGGAGATCTGGAAGAAGATCCTGGACTGGCACGGGGCGTTCGCGGGCCGGACGCTCGCGGTCAACCAGGAAGTCTTCAAGTCGGAGGCCGACACCAACCAGCGCAACCAGGCGATCTCGATGCTGATGTACGCCTACGGGCACATCAAGGCCGAGCCGCTCCGGGCGACGGACATCTACACCGAGCAGTGCGCGATCAGCGTCAACGCCAAGGACCTCGCCGTGATGGCGGCGACCCTCGCCAACGGCGGCAAGAACCCCGTGACCGGGAAGCAGGTCATGAAGGCCGACAACGTTCCCGAGGTCCTCGCGGTCATGGCGACCGCCGGCCTGTACGACGACACCGGGAAGTGGCTCTACGCGACCGGTCTCCCGGCGAAAAGCGGCGTCGGCGGCGGCATCCTCGCGGTGTCTCCGGGCAAGTTCGGGATCGCGGTGATCTCGCCGCCGCTCGACAAGGCTGGGAACAGCGTCAAGGCGCAGAAGGCGATCGCGGACGTGTCGAACGCGCTGGGGGGCAATCCCCTGGCGCCGAAACCTCGCTGA